A part of Streptomyces sp. NBC_01210 genomic DNA contains:
- the tsaA gene encoding tRNA (N6-threonylcarbamoyladenosine(37)-N6)-methyltransferase TrmO — MSGENAPERPPYVLQPIGRVESPLLRRAEAPKQGDEGSPEAWLVFEQGVAEGIRDLQAGTEVLVLTWLDRARRDVLAVRPRDDRSRPETGVFSTRSPDRPNPVGLHCVEIVAIEGLRVRVRNLEALDGTPVIDVKPLLGRGSER, encoded by the coding sequence ATGAGCGGCGAGAACGCCCCTGAGCGGCCGCCGTACGTTCTGCAGCCCATCGGCCGGGTCGAGTCTCCCTTGCTACGTCGCGCCGAGGCTCCGAAGCAGGGTGACGAGGGTTCGCCCGAGGCGTGGCTGGTGTTCGAGCAGGGCGTGGCGGAGGGTATTCGCGACCTGCAGGCCGGGACCGAGGTGCTCGTGCTGACCTGGCTCGACCGCGCCCGCCGGGACGTGCTGGCGGTGCGCCCGCGCGATGATCGGTCGCGGCCGGAGACGGGCGTGTTCAGCACTCGCTCCCCCGACCGTCCCAATCCGGTGGGGCTGCACTGCGTGGAGATCGTCGCCATCGAGGGGCTACGGGTCCGTGTGCGCAACCTGGAAGCCTTGGACGGCACACCCGTCATCGACGTGAAACCGTTGCTCGGCCGAGGCTCAGAGCGCTGA
- a CDS encoding YeiH family protein: MALLRERAATASPSGSVSAPAHWPGLALAVLGVAVAWSVHQLVPDIPMLTAAVVLGIVAAHLPVARSIVRGAARPGLSYAAKRLMRIGIVLLGLKLSLDDVLGLGWATVTMVLGVVTLTFFGTWWLGRRMGLPGDQPLLIAAGYSICGASAIGAVSEATDSDERDAATSVALVTLCGTLAIAVLPLLQQPLGLSDAEFGRWVGASVHDVGQVVATAQTAGPGALGEAVLVKLMRVALLAPLVAAVAVSVRRRRRAGAASGSDTAGRKRLPLVPLFVVGFLAMVALRSTGLLPTAAIDAAQRVQELLLAAALFGLGSAVDLPSLTRTGGRVAALGLCAWAVVAGVSYAGVLLVMG, translated from the coding sequence ATGGCGCTGCTCCGGGAACGGGCGGCCACAGCCTCACCGTCCGGCTCCGTCTCGGCGCCGGCTCACTGGCCCGGGCTCGCGCTCGCGGTGCTCGGCGTCGCCGTGGCCTGGTCCGTGCATCAACTGGTGCCGGACATACCGATGCTGACCGCTGCCGTGGTGCTGGGCATCGTGGCCGCGCATCTGCCGGTGGCGCGCTCGATCGTCCGGGGAGCGGCCCGCCCGGGACTCTCGTACGCCGCGAAACGCCTGATGCGCATCGGCATTGTGCTGCTCGGACTGAAGCTGAGCCTGGACGATGTGCTCGGACTCGGCTGGGCGACGGTCACGATGGTCCTCGGAGTCGTCACGCTGACCTTCTTCGGCACCTGGTGGCTGGGCCGCCGGATGGGGCTGCCCGGCGACCAGCCGCTGCTGATCGCCGCCGGGTACTCGATCTGCGGTGCGTCCGCGATCGGCGCGGTGAGCGAAGCGACCGACAGCGACGAGCGCGACGCGGCGACATCGGTGGCGCTGGTGACCCTGTGCGGGACCCTCGCCATCGCCGTACTGCCGCTGCTGCAGCAGCCGTTGGGGCTGAGCGACGCGGAATTCGGCCGGTGGGTCGGCGCGAGCGTGCACGACGTGGGCCAGGTCGTCGCCACCGCGCAGACCGCCGGTCCCGGCGCGCTCGGTGAGGCGGTCCTGGTCAAGCTGATGCGGGTGGCGCTGCTCGCGCCGCTCGTCGCTGCGGTGGCCGTGTCCGTACGCCGCCGACGGCGGGCCGGCGCGGCATCGGGCTCCGATACGGCAGGCAGGAAGCGGCTTCCGCTCGTCCCGCTCTTCGTGGTCGGCTTCCTGGCGATGGTGGCCCTGCGCAGCACAGGCCTGCTCCCGACGGCCGCGATCGACGCGGCGCAGCGGGTGCAGGAACTACTGCTGGCCGCCGCGCTGTTCGGCCTGGGCAGCGCGGTCGACCTGCCGTCGCTGACGCGCACGGGCGGGCGGGTCGCGGCGCTCGGGCTGTGCGCGTGGGCGGTGGTGGCGGGGGTTTCGTACGCGGGAGTGCTGCTGGTGATGGGCTGA
- a CDS encoding cysteine dioxygenase family protein: MTTSTASSASAAFRAARTTDRLDALIAEVREAVGRGLPPDLTAYLVGERLAPHLGADDLLTPEQCESDPACYRQHLLHAEHDGSFSVVALVWLPGQGTSVHDHVSWCTTGVHEGEERERRYRLLPSPTTGTAARLVATGDVINAQGAVCGFAPPGDIHRVWNAGADRAISLHVYGADISRLGTSVRRVYELPADR; encoded by the coding sequence ATGACCACTTCGACCGCATCCAGTGCCTCCGCAGCCTTCCGGGCGGCGCGTACGACCGACCGTCTCGACGCGCTGATCGCCGAGGTGCGCGAGGCCGTCGGGCGCGGACTGCCACCGGACCTGACGGCGTATCTGGTCGGTGAACGCCTGGCGCCGCATCTCGGAGCGGACGATCTGCTCACACCGGAGCAGTGTGAGAGCGACCCCGCGTGCTACCGCCAGCATCTGCTCCACGCCGAGCACGACGGGAGCTTCTCGGTCGTCGCGCTGGTCTGGCTGCCGGGACAGGGCACGTCCGTGCACGACCATGTGTCGTGGTGTACGACGGGTGTGCACGAGGGCGAGGAGCGCGAGCGGCGCTACCGCCTCCTCCCGTCCCCGACGACCGGCACGGCCGCGCGCCTGGTCGCCACCGGAGATGTGATCAACGCGCAGGGCGCGGTGTGCGGCTTCGCTCCGCCCGGCGACATCCACCGGGTCTGGAACGCGGGCGCGGACCGGGCGATATCGCTCCACGTCTACGGAGCGGACATCTCCCGTCTCGGCACGAGCGTCCGCCGGGTCTACGAACTGCCGGCCGACCGCTGA
- a CDS encoding pyridoxamine 5'-phosphate oxidase family protein, with the protein MTPPARTAKQRKQDVLSRLERDTDVWVATADADSGTPYLIPLSFLWDGTTLLVATAASSPTARNLQATGKVRLAVGPTRDVVLIEGTVQALAAADLPDGTGDAFADKTGFDPRRLSSTYLYFRIHPQRLQAWREENELKGRELMRDGQWLIPE; encoded by the coding sequence ATGACCCCGCCCGCCCGGACCGCGAAACAACGCAAGCAGGACGTACTGAGCCGGCTCGAGCGGGACACCGACGTATGGGTGGCCACGGCCGACGCAGACAGCGGGACCCCTTATCTGATTCCGCTGTCGTTCCTCTGGGACGGCACCACCTTGCTGGTGGCCACAGCGGCTTCCAGCCCGACCGCCCGCAATCTCCAGGCCACCGGCAAGGTCCGCCTCGCCGTCGGGCCCACCCGCGATGTCGTCCTCATCGAGGGAACGGTGCAGGCGCTGGCAGCCGCCGATCTCCCGGACGGGACCGGCGACGCCTTCGCCGACAAGACCGGCTTCGACCCGCGCCGGCTCAGCAGCACCTATCTCTACTTCCGCATTCACCCCCAGCGGCTCCAGGCCTGGCGCGAAGAGAACGAACTCAAGGGCCGCGAGCTCATGCGCGACGGACAATGGCTCATCCCCGAATGA